The nucleotide window AAACATTTTTAATTACATTTTCCTTATTCCACAAAGTTCCAATCAATAATAAAACTAATCCAAAGCTATCCAAAATCTTAACCTCATTTTGCCCCATTAAATTTAATTAGGTCTAATTTCACTTCATAGAGCCTATAAATATTTAAGTTGACCTGAAAGTGCAGATTTACCGTATTTTCATTTTTTGTTAATTAGCATATACATTGCAAACTATGGAATATCTATTTGTCTATGGCACACTTAGGAGCCATTTCAATAACGACATGGCCAAATTTCTACGCGCACATGCCAAATTTATTTCAAATGCAGTAACTAATGGAAGTCTTTATCTTATTGGTTGGTTCCCCGGTTTTATACCTTGTGCGTTAGAGAACCATAAAGTAATTGGTGAGGTTTATGCTTTTACTAAAGAATCAGAAGCATTTAAAACCCTAGACTCTTATGAGGGTTACGACCCAAATTTAAATACAGGTGAATTCCTAAGAACAAAAACAAAAGTTTTTTTAAGCAACGGTAAATCCAAAAACTGTTGGGTTTACGTATATAATTCAAAGGTTGATCAGAAATCTAAAATCATTTCTGGAGATTTCCTTAAACATAATATTTAGCCTCATTCTCTTAACAAATTTTAACTAAGCTAGCAGTGAAAAAAGAGTTTTTGAGCACAAATTACCGCTAATTTGGATGTATTTTTGTTTAATATTTATGGAAATAATCTCCACAAGTTTCTTGGATACCTTTTTGCCCCCAGCAACTATTCAAAAAATATTATTTAATTAACATATGGATCAATTGCCCTTACTATGGGTGTCTGGCGCCCTCATCGCCGGAATCGTAGGTTCCTTTCACAAAATCGGATTTTGGAAAGCCTTTTTCGCCGCATTGCTCCTAAGCTTTCCTATTGGAATTGTAATTACAATGACATACAAACCAAAGGAAATTTCGGAGGATGGAATTGAAGAAAATCATTATTCAGACGACACTTCACCATTAGGTGAATCACTTGAAGTTGATAAGCCTATATTGGCCACTTCAGAACTTCAAAGAATGGAACAAATTTAGTTAGTACGTTGTTATTTTAATCTAGGGAGCCTATATATAATGTATAGGCTTTTTTATTTCCATATAAAGAAGTTTAACAAAACGGGATTTGTGTAACAAAAGTCACAATTTTTCTATTTGGAGTAGGTTAAATTTGGACATTATTAATTTCTAAGTCTTATGAAAGTAGAACAAATTTATACCGGATGTTTAGCCCATGCTGCTTATTACATAGAAAGCAAGGGAGAAGCTGCAGTTTTTGACCCGCTTAGAGAAGTACACCCATATATTGAAAGGGCAGAGAAAGATGATGCCAAAATAAAATATGTTTTTGAAACCCATTTCCATGCCGATTTTGTAAGTGGCCATCTCGACCTTAGAAAAAAAACAGGAGCCAAAATTGTTTTCGGTCCAAATGCAAAACCAAGTTACGAAGCCACCATCGCAGAGGATGGACAAATATTTGAAATTGGTGAATATAAGATAAAAGTGATACATACACCTGGCCATACCATGGAAAGCACTACTTATCTTTTAATTGATGAAAATGGGAAGGAACATGGAATTATCACGGGAGATACACTATTTATTGGCGATGTAGGAAGGCCAGATTTAGCCCAGCACGTAGTGTCAGACTTAACTGAGGAGAAACTTGCCGCTACTTTATATGATTCTCTCCGCAATAAAATAATGCCATTATCGGATGACTTAATAGTATATCCCAACCATGGCGCGGGATCTGCCTGCGGCAAGAAAATGAGCACTGAAACCACCGATACTTTAGGTAATCAGAAAAAAACAAATTATGCCTTAAGGCCAGACATGACTAAGGAAGAATTTGTAAAAGAATTATTGGAAGGCCTTACCGCTCCTCCTGGATATTTCCCTCAAAACGTACTAATGAATATCCAAGGTTATGAGAGCTTCGATACTATTTTGAAAAAGGGTATACACGCCTTAACACCACAAGAGTTTGAAATTGCTGCCAACGAAACAAACGCACTTGTCTTAGATACCAGAAATGATGATTTATTTGCATTAGGGTTTATCCCGAACAGCATAAATATTGGTTTAGAAAACAATTTTGCTCCCTGGGTAGGTGAAATGGTTCCTGATGTTAAACAGCCTATTCTGCTTGTAACTGATCCTGGCAGAGAAGAAGAGTCTATTACTAGGTTGGCAAGAGTTGGCTACGACAATACTTTGGGGTATCTAGAAGGTGGAATTGAAAATTGGAAAAAATCTGGAAGGGAAATAGATACTGTCAATAGGATAACCCCTGAAGAATTGGAATACAGATTTAAGAATGAGGACATCATGTTATTTGATGTTAGAAAATATAGTGAGTTCCATTCGGAACATGTGTTGGGAGCTGAAAATATTCCATTGAATCAGATCAATCAATATCTATCCATTTTCCCAAAAGATCGTCCCTTTATTTTACACTGCCAAGGCGGCTATAGAAGTATGATTGCAGCTTCTATTTTAAAACAAAGGGGATGGGACAATTTTGTGGACGTTGAAGGAGGATTCGACGAAATTAAGAATACATCCATACATGTAACGGAATATATATGCCCAACAACACTGTTATAATTTGTGAAATAATTTTTTAAACATAGTTAATTAGGATAAAGTTAGATTAGGTTGGTTTATACTTCGTTAGATGTATAAATTGGATTGGAAAAAGAGGGTGAATTCACCCTCTTTTTTTCATTGACTTTTGTCACAAATTAACTTTTTCACTCAAAATACCTTTGTTCTTTCTTCAAAGGATTTCAAAATGAAAGCTCCAAAAAACACAAAATTCAGCATCTCTGAACACTTTCAACGTTTCTTTAGATACGAAAAAAACTACAACAATCTTAGGAACCATGCCTATGGTTCTCTCCTTGTTCTTATCTTGAGCCTCTCGAATACCTCCCTGGCTCAGGAACAAACAATCAGCTCCTTTAGCTCATGGAATACTATTACTTTCACTGGGAAACTCAATAGCCATTGGACGGTTGCTGGGGAATTAAACTTAAGGCGTACGGAATTCTCTTCGGAATGGCAACAAATAGTTGCACGACCATATTTTGATTTCAAATTACTTGAAGGATTGGTAGGCACTTTTGGATTTAGTTATGTCAGAAACTTTCATTGCTCAGAATACAGTGTGCCCATTGATGCTACAGAAAATAACCTTTGGCAACAAATGCTTTGGACGCATAAACTACCCAAATCCTCACTCAGCCATCGATTACGTTTTGAAGAACGATTTATAGATAAAATAATTAATACAAATGGCGATCTAAGTTTTCAAGGCACCAAATATGTAAGTAGAATTAGGTATAGGGCGACATTATATATTCCCCTGAAGAAGTTCAAAAATAAACAGTCGCTAACATTTGTGGCCTATGACGAATTATTCTTCACTTTCGAAGATGGAAAACTACCGGAAACTTTAGAACAAAACTGGGTGTTCGCAGGTTTAAGCTATAAATTGAATGATCGATGCAGCCTAAAAAGTGGGTACAACTACACTCACAATGAATCAAGGAATAATTTAGTGCTTGACAACCATATTTGGTCAACATTTTTAAACTACCAATTGTTTTAAACAATTATTTATAAACTAAGCAGGAATCGCTGAAATCCTTTATAAAACCATAAACATTTGGTAGATGCCCAAATTCATTAACCTGGTGCGTGGTAGTAACCACTACTGTTTTTGCTCCAGAATTTAAGGCCGCCGTTGCACCAATTACCGAATCTTCAAAAATCAAGCAATCTGTTGGTTTCACCTCCAGTTCTTCCATAATTTTCACATAAATTTCTGGATCTGGTTTTCCTCTTTTTACATCTGTCGAGTCCTTTATCACTTTAAATAAAGATCTAATGTTAAGGTTATCTAGGACAAAATCGATATTCTCAGGAGGTGCTGCGGAGCCTATGGCTATAGGCATTTGATTTAAATTTAGGTAGTCTAAATAAACCGACAATCCATCCAAAAGTGCTAAGGAGTCCTTATAGATTTCCCTATACCTAGCTTCCTTATCAAAGGCATGAAATTTTCGTTCCTCTGGTGTAAAACGATTTCCGAATAAGCGCTCCATAATCTCCTCATTTATCCCATGAATCTGTTCCATAACCTCTTCAATTGTAAAATGAAGGCCTAATTCTTTTAATTTTTTTTGCCATGCTCGGTGGTGTACCATCATATTGTCGATCATGGTTCCATCCATATCAAAAATTACCGCTTTATAGGTGAGTGACCTTAAGTTTAACATGGTAGTGAAAAAAATTATATTTCTAATTGAGGTAGGGAACCAAACAACGACTCCGTTGATCTCTTTGCAATATTCAAGGCTCTAAGTGAATTCTTCTTTTTAAACATATGTGGTTCCATTCGATTTAAAATATCGGAAAGGGTCTTAATTGCCTCATTGATGTAAGGTCCTTTATTCAACATGATACATTCAGCATGCGCACCCATAGAGGCATCGCTGATTTCCGCTCTGGTCGGAATACCAGTCTTAGCCAAATTATTAAGCACTTGGGTTGCCCAAATAACAGGAATATGTGCCGCCTCACAGATCCATAAGATCTGGTTTTGAACTTCAGAAATACGTTCAAATCCAATTTCTGCAGCTAGGTCTCCTCGTGCAATCATAACACCAATTCTAGGATGTTTCATACCTTCCAACAATATTTCGGGTAAATGCTCGAATGATTCCTTGTTCTCAATTTTAAATACAACGCCTATATCTTTAGCATTGTATTCCTCTAAACGCTCATATAAATAGGCAACATCTGATGGAGTCCTCACAAAGGAATAACCTACAATATCAGCGTATTGGCAAACGAAAGGAAGATTTGAAACATCATCTGCAGTAAGCGCAGGTAGATTTAATTGGGTATTCGGCAAGTTGATGCCTTTTTGTGATGAAATTTTAGATTTATAGGTTGCTGTTATCTCCAATTCAACATCTGTATCATTTCTACCAACAACTTTAGATTTTATCATTCCATCATCGAAAAGAACCTCGTCACCTATTTTTAAATCGTTAATAATCAAGGGGAGCAAGACCTCAATTTCAGCCTTTTCTAACTGAACATTATCTTCTGAAAACTTGGAACGTTTTCCTAAAGTTTTCCGTTTAGTTAAGATTATATGCTCCCCCTGTCTTATCCGGATAGAATTTTTAATTCCACCTTTCTTTTTCTTGATGGCAATTTCTGAAGTCCTAATTTTTGGACCTGCTAAATCCATATAGATTTTTATATCTAATCGGTTTTCTTGATTTATCTTCTTTACAAAATGGACCATCTTAGCCCAATCCTCCTTTCGGCCATGCCCCAAGTTGATCCTTGCTATACCCATTCCGTTCTCGGCCATTTGTAAAATGATCCGTTTGTCTATTGCAGCCTCATCTGGGAGGGTAACCATAATTTCTGCAGAACGCTTTTTTTGAGACCTGTCGAATAATCGACGCGTATTTCGTTTTATGCGTTTTTTACTCCGTTTATAACCAACAATTTCAACAGCGGGTTCACTTTTAGTTTCCAGACCTTGTATTAACTTTAAATTCTTAACCACATGGTAAAGATTGCTGTAAACATAACCTTCCGAAGTACGTAATGAGGAGACTCCTAATTCTGATAATTCGTCATGATATTTCCGGAAATCGAAACATCGTAGAATTAAATATCGCATCAGGTTTTTAGCACTCAGTCTATATTTGTCATGAACCCGGCTCGCATAATCATCAATTTTATTCTCTTCCTTTTCGATTATTTCAAGGATATTGCTAAGCTCATTATATAGCTGGACTATTTTCATTTTATTTATTACTTAAAAACAAAACCTCCCGCTTTTTGGGCGAGAGGCTAGGCTTATTTTGTGCCTATTACGAAAAAAGTTCTTCAATTTAATCTAATTAATTGAACGGAACAAATATCTAACCCCTAAACCTTACAAAAAACTTAATTCTATAAATTATTATCTTTAATCTCTCCACTTCAGAAATTTAATTACAATAGCCTTTTAATTTGAAAACCCAAAACCATTTGAAATGAAGCATACAACCTTACTTTTGCTAGCCACCCTCATATACTGTCCCTTTATGAGTTCATTCGCATCAAATTTTCAATTTCATAAAAGTGATTCAACAAAACAGGCCATAGAAGAATTGAATAAAAAATTAGCATTAGATTTTTATCATGATTTATGGACGACCGACAATACCGATAATTACAAAAAGTACCTGGCCGATGAATATGTAGCACATGATATTGGGGACCGTAAAAATGTTCTAGAACCTGCAATTGAGCAAAAAATAGTGGCCGACAGGTTTTGGGATAACGGAAAGATGGATTTTCAACTTGATTATCAAATTGCAGAGGGAGATCTTGTAGCCACACGTTGGACATGGAATTATAAACCAGAAACATTGATGGGGAAATTTATGTTTGGAGAAACATCAATTCCAATAATCAATGTTTTCCGTATTAAGGACAACAAAATTGTCGAGCTATGGAACCATAGACATGATATAGATACTGGCATGACCAAAATCTTCACTTTAAAAGGTCTGGCCATGGGACTATTAATTGCTCTATTACCAACTATTATAGTCTTTCGTCAACGAAAAACAATTAAACGTCTAAGACGTGGATAAAATGATTATTATCACATAATCTTTCACTTTAATCCACTAATTTTAAGTTTACTAAACATTTTAAATATTCCTCTTTATGAAAAAGAATATGGGTACTACCGACAAAGCCATCAGATTGATAGTGGCTGCAATCATTTTAATCCTTTATATCAACGGATCTATTAGTGGTGTTTTAGGCATTGTTTTGCTCGTATTGGCGATCGTTTTCGCAATTACAAGTTTTATAAGCTTTTGCCCACTTTATAAACCATTCGGTATTAATACGAATAAAAAGTAAACCGTCTTTTAAGGATTTTAAAAAGAATTTTTTACGATTGGTATTTCCTCAAATTGGATTAACTTGTGTTTTATGAAATCGAGGAGACATTTTTTAGGGAAATCATTGTTAATAGGGGCTGGACTCTTAACCAGTAGGCTATGGGCTAATACCAAACATATATCATTCGGCTCTTCCCCCTTGCCAGAACTTAGAGGCAAAAAAGTTGTTTTCCTTTATGGAGGATGGGAAGGACATGAACCTGAAAAATTTAGGGATTATTTAGTACCATGGATGAAGGAAGAAGGGGCATCGGTTGAGGTTTTTGACACCTTAGAACCCTATACAAATGAAAGTTTGATGAAATCAGTAGACCTTGTGGTTCAAATTTTTACAATGTCAAGCATTACTCCAGAACAAGAAAAAGGTCTATTACAAGCAATAAAAAAGGGTGTAGGTTTTGCCGGTTGGCATGGCGGTATGTGTGATGCATTCAGAAATAATCCTGAATATCAATTTATGACCGGCGGACAGTGGGTTTCACACCCAGGAGGGGTAATTGATTACTCGGTACAAATAGTAGACCATACGGATAATGTAACTACTGGATTAAAAGACTTCAAAATGAAGAGTGAACAGTACTACATGCACATAGACCCCAATGTAAAAGTTCTGGCTACTACCACCTTTAATAATGAACATGCCTTTTGGATAGATGGCTGTACAATTCCTGTAGCATGGAAAAAAATGTATGGGAATGGAAGAGTGTTTTTTACGTCACTAGGACATAATCTAGACCATATTACTACAGTACCAGAGGCTATTGAAATTTTAAAGCGTGGAATTCATTGGGCAGGTGCCAGCAAATACCTTCCAAAGGAAGAATGGATAGATGCTGTTTACAAGCCAATAATTTAATTATAATTTGAAAATATGCTTCATCTCCACCCATTTTTCACCCTCTTTGGCCTGGGGTAATGACTGTTGAAATTTCCACATTAACTGTTCCCATTTTTGGACAATAGGGTTTTCTGAATCTATGTGAGCCTTTAGATCTGGACTGAAATCTTCTCCAACTTCCATTATCATAAATAACCGATTGAATACCTGATAAATTTCCATATCCACAACCCCGGCCACACGAATACTTTCCTTAATTTCTAGCCAAACATTTTGGTGATGGTGGATATATTCCTGGATTAACTTAGGGTCCTCTTTTAAATCGCACGCATAGCAAATTCTTTTAGTTTTCATACCATGCCAGATTTATGTTTATTGGACACCTTATATCCATAAATTCCGACCACAATAAAACACAATAAGGGGAGAGAAAACGAAAAATTAACTTCGGGGACACCTAGAATAAGTGTATCTGTGTAACCAACACCACCTATATCTAATATAAGGCCCTGTAGTGTTGGCATAAGGGCCCCACCAACAATAGCCATAACCAAAAATGCGGCGCCAAATTTGGCATCTTCTCCCTGTCCCTCCAACGCTATGCCATATATGGTTGGAAACATAATGGACATAAAAAATGAAATGGTAACCAAGGCAATTAGACCCGTCATTCCTGGTACAAAAATAGTTATGAGACAGCAAACTCCGGCTCCAATTGCAAAGGCCAGAAGTAATTTCCCTGAGTCTATAAATTTTAAAAGCCCTGTTCCGACCCAACGGCCAATAAGAAATACGACAAGCGCAGAAATTCCATAAGTTACTGCCGAAGTGTTGTCAATGCCAAAAGAATCTGCATACTGGTATAAATAGGTCCAACACATTATTTGTGCACCAACATAAAATGCCTGTGCAACTACACCGCCTAAAAACTTAGGGGATTTAAATAATCGCTTGATAGAGGGCAGAACATCTACTTTGCCCTCTTGTCGTTCATTTTTTGGCATTTTCATAAAAGCTATCACAACCAAAAAAATAAGAACAACCAATCCTAATAACACATAAGGATTTCTTATTACAGTTAAATCTTCGGCTCTAACTATAGCTTTTTGGGCCGCATTTAAACTGGCATAAAAAGAACTTCCGTCTGCATTTAGGTTGTCGGACTGAAGGGAGGCCAAAATAAACTTTTGCGCCACCAATAGACCTAAAAGAGCACCCATTGGATTAAATGCCTGTGCCAAATTCAACCGTTGGGTGGCTGTTTTTTCATCTCCCATAGATAAGATATACGGGTTTGCAGTTGTTTCCAAAAACGCGAGTCCGAATGTCAAGATATAAAGTGCTGCGAGGAAAAAGCCAAATTGTTCATAGGCTGCTGCAGGATAAAAAAGCAATGCGC belongs to Aegicerativicinus sediminis and includes:
- a CDS encoding gamma-glutamylcyclotransferase family protein, encoding MEYLFVYGTLRSHFNNDMAKFLRAHAKFISNAVTNGSLYLIGWFPGFIPCALENHKVIGEVYAFTKESEAFKTLDSYEGYDPNLNTGEFLRTKTKVFLSNGKSKNCWVYVYNSKVDQKSKIISGDFLKHNI
- a CDS encoding MBL fold metallo-hydrolase, with protein sequence MKVEQIYTGCLAHAAYYIESKGEAAVFDPLREVHPYIERAEKDDAKIKYVFETHFHADFVSGHLDLRKKTGAKIVFGPNAKPSYEATIAEDGQIFEIGEYKIKVIHTPGHTMESTTYLLIDENGKEHGIITGDTLFIGDVGRPDLAQHVVSDLTEEKLAATLYDSLRNKIMPLSDDLIVYPNHGAGSACGKKMSTETTDTLGNQKKTNYALRPDMTKEEFVKELLEGLTAPPGYFPQNVLMNIQGYESFDTILKKGIHALTPQEFEIAANETNALVLDTRNDDLFALGFIPNSINIGLENNFAPWVGEMVPDVKQPILLVTDPGREEESITRLARVGYDNTLGYLEGGIENWKKSGREIDTVNRITPEELEYRFKNEDIMLFDVRKYSEFHSEHVLGAENIPLNQINQYLSIFPKDRPFILHCQGGYRSMIAASILKQRGWDNFVDVEGGFDEIKNTSIHVTEYICPTTLL
- a CDS encoding DUF2490 domain-containing protein, whose translation is MKAPKNTKFSISEHFQRFFRYEKNYNNLRNHAYGSLLVLILSLSNTSLAQEQTISSFSSWNTITFTGKLNSHWTVAGELNLRRTEFSSEWQQIVARPYFDFKLLEGLVGTFGFSYVRNFHCSEYSVPIDATENNLWQQMLWTHKLPKSSLSHRLRFEERFIDKIINTNGDLSFQGTKYVSRIRYRATLYIPLKKFKNKQSLTFVAYDELFFTFEDGKLPETLEQNWVFAGLSYKLNDRCSLKSGYNYTHNESRNNLVLDNHIWSTFLNYQLF
- a CDS encoding HAD family hydrolase; translation: MLNLRSLTYKAVIFDMDGTMIDNMMVHHRAWQKKLKELGLHFTIEEVMEQIHGINEEIMERLFGNRFTPEERKFHAFDKEARYREIYKDSLALLDGLSVYLDYLNLNQMPIAIGSAAPPENIDFVLDNLNIRSLFKVIKDSTDVKRGKPDPEIYVKIMEELEVKPTDCLIFEDSVIGATAALNSGAKTVVVTTTHQVNEFGHLPNVYGFIKDFSDSCLVYK
- a CDS encoding pyruvate kinase, which produces MKIVQLYNELSNILEIIEKEENKIDDYASRVHDKYRLSAKNLMRYLILRCFDFRKYHDELSELGVSSLRTSEGYVYSNLYHVVKNLKLIQGLETKSEPAVEIVGYKRSKKRIKRNTRRLFDRSQKKRSAEIMVTLPDEAAIDKRIILQMAENGMGIARINLGHGRKEDWAKMVHFVKKINQENRLDIKIYMDLAGPKIRTSEIAIKKKKGGIKNSIRIRQGEHIILTKRKTLGKRSKFSEDNVQLEKAEIEVLLPLIINDLKIGDEVLFDDGMIKSKVVGRNDTDVELEITATYKSKISSQKGINLPNTQLNLPALTADDVSNLPFVCQYADIVGYSFVRTPSDVAYLYERLEEYNAKDIGVVFKIENKESFEHLPEILLEGMKHPRIGVMIARGDLAAEIGFERISEVQNQILWICEAAHIPVIWATQVLNNLAKTGIPTRAEISDASMGAHAECIMLNKGPYINEAIKTLSDILNRMEPHMFKKKNSLRALNIAKRSTESLFGSLPQLEI
- a CDS encoding ester cyclase; the protein is MKHTTLLLLATLIYCPFMSSFASNFQFHKSDSTKQAIEELNKKLALDFYHDLWTTDNTDNYKKYLADEYVAHDIGDRKNVLEPAIEQKIVADRFWDNGKMDFQLDYQIAEGDLVATRWTWNYKPETLMGKFMFGETSIPIINVFRIKDNKIVELWNHRHDIDTGMTKIFTLKGLAMGLLIALLPTIIVFRQRKTIKRLRRG
- a CDS encoding YgaP family membrane protein, with product MKKNMGTTDKAIRLIVAAIILILYINGSISGVLGIVLLVLAIVFAITSFISFCPLYKPFGINTNKK
- a CDS encoding ThuA domain-containing protein, which codes for MKSRRHFLGKSLLIGAGLLTSRLWANTKHISFGSSPLPELRGKKVVFLYGGWEGHEPEKFRDYLVPWMKEEGASVEVFDTLEPYTNESLMKSVDLVVQIFTMSSITPEQEKGLLQAIKKGVGFAGWHGGMCDAFRNNPEYQFMTGGQWVSHPGGVIDYSVQIVDHTDNVTTGLKDFKMKSEQYYMHIDPNVKVLATTTFNNEHAFWIDGCTIPVAWKKMYGNGRVFFTSLGHNLDHITTVPEAIEILKRGIHWAGASKYLPKEEWIDAVYKPII
- a CDS encoding L-rhamnose mutarotase; translated protein: MKTKRICYACDLKEDPKLIQEYIHHHQNVWLEIKESIRVAGVVDMEIYQVFNRLFMIMEVGEDFSPDLKAHIDSENPIVQKWEQLMWKFQQSLPQAKEGEKWVEMKHIFKL
- the fucP gene encoding L-fucose:H+ symporter permease — its product is MVESSKTPLVSKKILIPFVLITSLFALWGFANDITNPMVSAFKKVLELDNFQASLVQFAFYGGYFTMALPAALFVNRYSYKKGILVGLALYAVGALLFYPAAAYEQFGFFLAALYILTFGLAFLETTANPYILSMGDEKTATQRLNLAQAFNPMGALLGLLVAQKFILASLQSDNLNADGSSFYASLNAAQKAIVRAEDLTVIRNPYVLLGLVVLIFLVVIAFMKMPKNERQEGKVDVLPSIKRLFKSPKFLGGVVAQAFYVGAQIMCWTYLYQYADSFGIDNTSAVTYGISALVVFLIGRWVGTGLLKFIDSGKLLLAFAIGAGVCCLITIFVPGMTGLIALVTISFFMSIMFPTIYGIALEGQGEDAKFGAAFLVMAIVGGALMPTLQGLILDIGGVGYTDTLILGVPEVNFSFSLPLLCFIVVGIYGYKVSNKHKSGMV